The stretch of DNA TCATAGTTTTCAATCCGGCGCACCGGGGTGACCTTGGCCGCCGTACCGCTGAGGAAGACTTCATCGGCAATCAGCAACTCGGTTTTATCGATTGCCCGTTCAATCACCGGAATGCCCAGATCCTGCGCCACCGTGAGCACGCTATCGCGGGTGATGCCTTCCAAAATATCTTGATCAAAGCCGGGGGTGATCAGCTTGCCCTGACGCACCATGAAAATATTCATCCCCGAGGCTTCACAGACCTTCCCCTGGGTGTTCATCAAAATGGCTTCGTCAAACCCTGCCGACACCGCTTCCGTTTTGGCCATAGACGAGGTGATGTAAGCGCCGCTAATTTTACCCCGTAGCGGCAGGCTGCGATCTTCCTGGCGATACCAGGAACTAATCCGGCAAGCCACCCCCTCCGGTGAGAGATAATCCCCCAGCTCTAGCCCATAGATAAAGAAGTCTTTTTCGACGTTATGCAGCCGAGGCGCAATACCGAGATCCGAGGTGTAGACAAAGGGGCGAATGTAGAAAGATGTGCCAGGCTGATTTTTTTGCACAAACTCCACGATGGTGGCGGCAATCTTGCTGGCGGGCAGGTCGTATTGCAGGAAACGGGCGCTATCGCTGAGGCGCTGGGCATGGCGATCCAGCCGGAATAGTAAGGCATGGCCGGGATGTTGAGGATCGGGGATGCCCCGCAGTCCGCCAAATGCCCCAGTTCCGTAGTGCAGCGCATGGGTGGCGATCGATAGGTTGGCGTCCGCAAAGGGAACAAACTCATTTTTAAAGTAGGCAACGGGCAGAAAGGTGTGCATGGCAACGACTATCCTCTAAACGATGGGCGAATGATCGACGGACATCGGTCAGCCGAAGCGCCGATCATTCTAGGAGCGATCGCTCTAAACTCCTTGGCTAGACACCCTGGGGCCGTGCAGCATGGAGACGGTCTCCGGAGCGACCAATGATGCAATTCTCTAACTAATCCTATCCTGAATCGTTGACTGGCAAGACTTGCGGTAGTGAGTATCTTATGAAGGAGATTCCGGTTAGCAGGGTCTAGGATGGAATTCCTTTGTGCCACCCCCAAAGGTTGTCTGTTGAGCCAGGGGTGATCCCAGGCGATCGCTCATCATGGAGAGAACCGGTTGGATCGGTGACTTGGATTCGGTGACTTGGATTCGGTGACTTAGATCAGTGACCCTGCCGAGTCTTCGGTGACCCTGCCGAGTCTCATGCCAAACCTCAAACGTTCTTAACATGTCCCACGACGGTTGACTCCTATGGCTTCCCTCGACTCTTCCTTAACGCTGCGTGATGGCTTGGAACGCTACTACCTCGCCAATCCGGATGTGCCCCGTGGCCAAGATATTCAAGTGGGCTGGCTGCATATTCCCTGGCAAGACCTGCAAAAGCACGACATCATGCATGTGGTTACCGGCTACAGTACGGCGCTCAAGGATGAGCTGCAGTTGATTGGCTTCTTGCTCACGGCGCTGACCTGGAAACGGCCTTGGTATTTCTACCTGCAAAGCTTGGGGGTATTTGCGGAACTGTTGGGGCGATCGCTCTTGGGGCGGCGCTATGGGGCAGATTACTACTGGCCCTGGCACGTCTGTCGTTACTACAGGCTGGGCATTCAGCAGGGGCTGAGGGTACGCAAAAAGATTGATGCTTACCTCGATCCGGATCTGATGATGGATCACAGTCTGGGTTCGTTGCGGCAGGAATATGGTATTCGCAATGCCGGAGCTTGGGACTAATCAACCAGCCGTCTTATGTTGACGATGTTGACGGGTAGCTTGTCCAATCTGCGCAACTCTGGATGGGAACGAGCTGCTCTAATAAGACGTGGTTGACCCTGTTTTCAACCAGCTTGGGCAAGATCTCCATCCTGAAAATGGCTGCTTATCAGCGCCATCCTACCCGTCGGGACAAAATCTCGGTACAATGCTGAGACTGAAAATTTTGCCGCCCATGCGGTGAACTGCCCCAAGGAAAGGGTCTATGCCGAATGCAGATGTGATTGGCTTGGGAAAATCAGGACTAGCGGCGGCGCGCTTGCTGGCTCGCCAAGGCTGGACGGTGACGCTCAGCGATGCCAAAACTTCCGATGCGCTGGAACAAACGCGATCGCTCCTCGCGGCGGAGGGCATCACGGTGCGCCTCAATCACCGTTTGGATCCCAGTCAATCCCAGAGCGATCGCATTGTCGTGAGTCCCGGTGTGCCCTGGGATCTGCCAATGCTCCAGCAGGCCAGGGATATGGGGATTGAAACCATGGGGGAGATGGAGCTAGCTTGGCGATCGCTCTCCGACCGTCCTTGGGTGGGCATCACGGGCACCAATGGTAAAACCACCACCACGGCGCTGGTGGCGGCGATTTTTCAAGCGGCGGGGTTCCATGCTCCAGCCTGCGGCAACATTGGCTATGCGGCCTGTGAGCTGGCTCTAGCGGAGAAACCGCCGGACTGGGTGATTGCGGAGGTGAGCAGCTATCAGATCGAATCCTCCCAAACCCTCGCCCCCCACATCGGCGTATGGACAACCTTCACCCCCGATCACCTCAGCCGCCACCATACGTTGGCCAACTACGACGCCATTAAAGCCAAGCTGCTGCACCAGTCCCATCATCAGGTGCTCAACGGCGATGATCCTTACCTACGACGCACCGGGGGCGATCGCTTTCCGTCGGCCTGTTGGACGAGTGTGCAGGGCAAGGCGCAGGTGGTCGCCCATCCCGAACGGGGAGTGTATCTAGATGACGGCTGGGTGATGGCTGGGGGGCAGCCCATCGTCCAAGCTAGCGATCTGCGCATGGTGGGATCCCATAATCTTCAGAATTTGCTGATGGCGGTGGCGGTGGCCTGGTTGGCGGAGATTGACCGGGAAGCGATCGCCCATGCCATCCAAACCTTCCCCGGTGTGCCCCATCGCTTGGAGCATATTGCGACCTGGCAGGGCATTGACTTTATCAATGACAGCAAAGCCACCAACTACGACGCAGCGGAGGTGGGCTTAGCGGCGGTGGCGGCTCCGGTGGTGTTGATTGCCGGTGGGGAGGCTAAGGCGGGGGAGGATGGCGCTTGGCTCCAGCGCATTCAGGACAAGGCCATTGCGGTGTTGCTGATTGGCGATGCGGCTCCGTCCTTTGCCGATCGCCTGCAGCAGGTGGGCTATGGTGCCTATGAGGTGGTGGGAACGATGGAGGCAGCGATCGCCCGGGCCAAGATCCTCGCGCCCCAAAGCGCGGCAAACACCGTACTGCTCTCCCCCGCCTGCGCCAGTTTTGACCAATATCCTAACTTTGAAGCCCGAGGCGATCACTTCCGCCAGCTCTGCCAGACCCATTTGTAGGTACGAACCCAGCGTCCTAACCAGTTAGCGATCGGGTGCGAACGATTGGAGATCTGACGGATCAGATCCATCCCGGAGTTCGGCTTTCCCTCCACCCTAGCTATTAGCACTCGCGACCCTAGAGTGCTAAATTCTACAGTGGAGAGCTACGAAAGAAATCACGTATGGTTAAGCTGGTTAAATTTAATGAAGCATCTCGTCAAGCCCTAGAACGAGGCGTAAATGCCTTGGCTGACGCAGTGCGGATTACCCTAGGGCCCAAGGGTCGCAATGTTGTATTAGAAAAACAGTACGGCGCACCCCAGATTGTCAATGATGGGATTACCATCGCGAAGGAAATTGAACTGGAGGACCCCTACGAAAATACCGGCGCTCGGCTGATTCGTGAGGTGGCCTCTAAAACCAAAGACTTGGCAGGAGACGGCA from Leptolyngbya sp. CCY15150 encodes:
- a CDS encoding branched-chain amino acid transaminase translates to MHTFLPVAYFKNEFVPFADANLSIATHALHYGTGAFGGLRGIPDPQHPGHALLFRLDRHAQRLSDSARFLQYDLPASKIAATIVEFVQKNQPGTSFYIRPFVYTSDLGIAPRLHNVEKDFFIYGLELGDYLSPEGVACRISSWYRQEDRSLPLRGKISGAYITSSMAKTEAVSAGFDEAILMNTQGKVCEASGMNIFMVRQGKLITPGFDQDILEGITRDSVLTVAQDLGIPVIERAIDKTELLIADEVFLSGTAAKVTPVRRIENYELSSDRPITTLLRDKLTAITEGRDPQYESWITRVAIA
- the murD gene encoding UDP-N-acetylmuramoyl-L-alanine--D-glutamate ligase, with protein sequence MPNADVIGLGKSGLAAARLLARQGWTVTLSDAKTSDALEQTRSLLAAEGITVRLNHRLDPSQSQSDRIVVSPGVPWDLPMLQQARDMGIETMGEMELAWRSLSDRPWVGITGTNGKTTTTALVAAIFQAAGFHAPACGNIGYAACELALAEKPPDWVIAEVSSYQIESSQTLAPHIGVWTTFTPDHLSRHHTLANYDAIKAKLLHQSHHQVLNGDDPYLRRTGGDRFPSACWTSVQGKAQVVAHPERGVYLDDGWVMAGGQPIVQASDLRMVGSHNLQNLLMAVAVAWLAEIDREAIAHAIQTFPGVPHRLEHIATWQGIDFINDSKATNYDAAEVGLAAVAAPVVLIAGGEAKAGEDGAWLQRIQDKAIAVLLIGDAAPSFADRLQQVGYGAYEVVGTMEAAIARAKILAPQSAANTVLLSPACASFDQYPNFEARGDHFRQLCQTHL